The Oncorhynchus tshawytscha isolate Ot180627B linkage group LG12, Otsh_v2.0, whole genome shotgun sequence genome includes a window with the following:
- the LOC112232254 gene encoding autophagy-related protein 13 isoform X2 codes for MMDSDLSPQDKKDLDKFIKFFALKTVQVIVQARLGEKVCTRSLSSPTGSDWFNLAIKDIPEVTHESKKALAGQLPGIERSMCVEISLKTSEGDSMELETWCLEMNEKCDRDIKVSYTVYNRMSLLLKSLLAITRVTPAYKLSRKQGHDYVILYRIYFGEVQLTGLGEGFQTVRVGVVGTPIGTITLSCAYRTNLAFMSTRQFERTAPIMGIIIDHFVERPFGNVGHMHPCIYRAPGEDEGAYNGVEDSQEVCTTSFSTSPPSQMGVPGKEGGVPQQVPVQPCHGAQAEHRRVSSCPPADHVPATPSSSGEDAETSSRSVGVKSGSPCGLLETTFTRKVGAFVNKPGTKVTTASLDLPFAAFAPRAYDLEENDPMVQPPESSATSSPLQGSLHSQGSGESGGPAQDDFVMVDFKPAFSKDDLLPMDLGTFYREFQNPPQLTSLTIDVSSQSMAEDLDALPEKLAVYEKNIDEFDAFVDTLQ; via the exons ATGATGGACAGTGATCTAAGTCCTCAGGATAAAAAAGACTTGGACAAGTTCATAAAGTTTTTCGCTTTGAAG ACAGTACAGGTGATAGTCCAAGCTCGACTTGGGGAAAAAGTATGCACACGCTCCTTGTCTTCACCTACTGGCTCTGATTGG TTCAACCTGGCAATCAAAGATATCCCAGAAGTTACACATGAGTCAAAGAAAGCTCTGGCCGGGCAGCTTCCTGGCATCGAACGGTCCATGTGTGTTGAGATCTCCCTCAAAACCTCAGAG GGAGACTCGATGGAATTGGAGACATGGTGTCTCGAAATGAACGAGAA GTGTGACAGAGATATTAAAGTGTCCTACACTGTCTATAACCGCATGTCATTACTGCTCAAGTCACTACTGGCTATCACAAGGGTAACCCCAGCCTACAAACTTTCACGAAAGCAAGGGCACGACTATGTCATACTGTACAG GATATATTTTGGAGAGGTTCAACTTACAGGATTGGGAGAAG GGTTCCAGACAGTGCGTGTAGGAGTTGTGGGAACTCCTATTGGAACCATCACCTTATCTTGTGCTTACAGGACAAACCTGGCCTTCATGTCCACCAG GCAGTTTGAGAGGACGGCTCCGATTATGGGCATAATCATTGACCACTTCGTTGAGCGCCCCTTTGGCAACGTGGGACACATGCATCCATGTATCTACAG AGCACCCGGAGAAGATGAAGGAGCATACAATGGGGTGGAGGATTCTCAGGAAGTGTGCACCACGTCCTTCTCCACTTCTCCACCCTCACAA ATGGGAGTTCCAGGGAAGGAGGGCGGCGTACCCCAGCAGGTGCCTGTGCAGCCTTGTCATGGAGCCCAGGCAGAGCATCGACGAGTGTCCTCATGCCCCCCTGCTGATCATGTTCCCGCCACGCCCTCCAGCAG TGGTGAGGACGCAGAGACCTCGTCGAGGAGCGTTGGGGTGAAGAGTGGCTCTCCCTGTGGTTTACTGGAGACCACCTTCACCAGGAAAGTGGGTGCCTTTGTCAACAAGCCAGGCACAAAG GTAACCACAGCAAGCCTGGACTTACCATTTGCAGCGTTTGCTCCCAGAGCCTATGACCTCGAGGAAAATGACCCTATG GTTCAGCCACCGGAGTCCTCAGCCACGTCCTCTCCCCTGCAGGGCAGTTTGCACTCCCAAGGCTCTGGTGAGAGTGGAGGCCCGGCACAGGACGACTTTGTTATGGTGGACTTT AAGCCTGCGTTCTCCAAGGATGACCTCCTTCCCATGGACCTTGGCACATTCTACAGAGAGTTCCAGAACCCCCCACAGCTCACCAGCCTCACTATTGATGTCAGTTCTCAGTCCATGGCAGAAGACCTG GACGCTCTTCCTGAAAAACTGGCAGTATACGAGAAGAACATTGATGAATTTGATGCATTTGTGGACACATTGCAGTAG
- the LOC112232254 gene encoding autophagy-related protein 13 isoform X1 has product MMDSDLSPQDKKDLDKFIKFFALKTVQVIVQARLGEKVCTRSLSSPTGSDWFNLAIKDIPEVTHESKKALAGQLPGIERSMCVEISLKTSEGDSMELETWCLEMNEKCDRDIKVSYTVYNRMSLLLKSLLAITRVTPAYKLSRKQGHDYVILYRIYFGEVQLTGLGEGFQTVRVGVVGTPIGTITLSCAYRTNLAFMSTRQFERTAPIMGIIIDHFVERPFGNVGHMHPCIYRAPGEDEGAYNGVEDSQEVCTTSFSTSPPSQLYCSRLSYQSPVLDGAADFCHPSTLNAANPHQMGVPGKEGGVPQQVPVQPCHGAQAEHRRVSSCPPADHVPATPSSSGEDAETSSRSVGVKSGSPCGLLETTFTRKVGAFVNKPGTKVTTASLDLPFAAFAPRAYDLEENDPMVQPPESSATSSPLQGSLHSQGSGESGGPAQDDFVMVDFKPAFSKDDLLPMDLGTFYREFQNPPQLTSLTIDVSSQSMAEDLDALPEKLAVYEKNIDEFDAFVDTLQ; this is encoded by the exons ATGATGGACAGTGATCTAAGTCCTCAGGATAAAAAAGACTTGGACAAGTTCATAAAGTTTTTCGCTTTGAAG ACAGTACAGGTGATAGTCCAAGCTCGACTTGGGGAAAAAGTATGCACACGCTCCTTGTCTTCACCTACTGGCTCTGATTGG TTCAACCTGGCAATCAAAGATATCCCAGAAGTTACACATGAGTCAAAGAAAGCTCTGGCCGGGCAGCTTCCTGGCATCGAACGGTCCATGTGTGTTGAGATCTCCCTCAAAACCTCAGAG GGAGACTCGATGGAATTGGAGACATGGTGTCTCGAAATGAACGAGAA GTGTGACAGAGATATTAAAGTGTCCTACACTGTCTATAACCGCATGTCATTACTGCTCAAGTCACTACTGGCTATCACAAGGGTAACCCCAGCCTACAAACTTTCACGAAAGCAAGGGCACGACTATGTCATACTGTACAG GATATATTTTGGAGAGGTTCAACTTACAGGATTGGGAGAAG GGTTCCAGACAGTGCGTGTAGGAGTTGTGGGAACTCCTATTGGAACCATCACCTTATCTTGTGCTTACAGGACAAACCTGGCCTTCATGTCCACCAG GCAGTTTGAGAGGACGGCTCCGATTATGGGCATAATCATTGACCACTTCGTTGAGCGCCCCTTTGGCAACGTGGGACACATGCATCCATGTATCTACAG AGCACCCGGAGAAGATGAAGGAGCATACAATGGGGTGGAGGATTCTCAGGAAGTGTGCACCACGTCCTTCTCCACTTCTCCACCCTCACAA ctctactGCTCTCGTCTTTCTTATCAGTCTCCTGTGCTTGATGGAGCTGCTGACTTCTGCCACCCCTCTACCTTAAACGCTGCCAACCCACACCAG ATGGGAGTTCCAGGGAAGGAGGGCGGCGTACCCCAGCAGGTGCCTGTGCAGCCTTGTCATGGAGCCCAGGCAGAGCATCGACGAGTGTCCTCATGCCCCCCTGCTGATCATGTTCCCGCCACGCCCTCCAGCAG TGGTGAGGACGCAGAGACCTCGTCGAGGAGCGTTGGGGTGAAGAGTGGCTCTCCCTGTGGTTTACTGGAGACCACCTTCACCAGGAAAGTGGGTGCCTTTGTCAACAAGCCAGGCACAAAG GTAACCACAGCAAGCCTGGACTTACCATTTGCAGCGTTTGCTCCCAGAGCCTATGACCTCGAGGAAAATGACCCTATG GTTCAGCCACCGGAGTCCTCAGCCACGTCCTCTCCCCTGCAGGGCAGTTTGCACTCCCAAGGCTCTGGTGAGAGTGGAGGCCCGGCACAGGACGACTTTGTTATGGTGGACTTT AAGCCTGCGTTCTCCAAGGATGACCTCCTTCCCATGGACCTTGGCACATTCTACAGAGAGTTCCAGAACCCCCCACAGCTCACCAGCCTCACTATTGATGTCAGTTCTCAGTCCATGGCAGAAGACCTG GACGCTCTTCCTGAAAAACTGGCAGTATACGAGAAGAACATTGATGAATTTGATGCATTTGTGGACACATTGCAGTAG